AACCAATCATATTTTCCGGCTGTGAATATCACACAGATTCAACAGCAAATCTCAGAGAGAAGATTTGTCTGTGATTGTGGAACAAGCTAGTGATTTGTGACTATGTGTTGGGGGGTGTGTGGAAAGCAGAGAGCAGGGTCCAGGCCAACCACACAGTGCAGCAGCGTGTTCCTCCCAGGCATGTTGTCACACTACCTCTCCTTTTGGCTGTAAGAGACTAGAGGTGCTGAGCCACTTGGCCCTGCTCAGAGTGATGTGAGGAGTCTGACCAGGCTCTGAGAGAAGAAGAGCAGTCAGCAACATCGTCAGGTGAACGCTGTGTCTGCCACTCAGGTGGCTTTGAAGTACACAGGTGTAGGTTGACTCATCCATCAAACTGTCTTACAAAGAAGGCCTTTGAGACCAACAAGGCTTTCATAGATTTTTCacttgttaacaagacattgttGCATCTTCTGTGTCAACGATCGTCAAATTTGAATTCTCTTATCTGGTTATCTCCATGTTGCAGTCCCTCGTCAGTCCAGTGTCTTTAGCTAGACAGTACCAATGCACTCAGCGGGCCCTGGTGGCTGAATGTCTTACATTGATCTACCACAATTCATTCCCTCTCCAGTTTACTCAAATAATGCTTGCATGATGGTCACACAGAGATATATTTTGGGATGATGGGGAGTTGACATGGTGCTGAGATGACTACAAGTGAGGGAGGGTCAGGATGGATGACTACAGTGAGGAGGGTCAGGATGGATGCCTACAGTGAGGGAGGgtcaggatggatggatgactacAGTGAGGGAGGGTCAGGGATGGATGACTACTGTGAGGCGGGTCAGGATGGATGATGACTCAGTGAGCAGGGTCAGGATGGCTGGATGACTACAGTGAGGGCAGGGTCAGGATGGATGATGACTACAGTGAGGCAGGgtcaggatggatggatgactacAGTGAGGCAGGTCAGGATGGATGAGATGACTAAGTGAGGCAGGGTCAGGATGGATGACTACATGGAGGGAGGGTCAGGAGTGGATGGATGACTACAGTGAGGCAGGgtcaggatggatggatgactacAGTGAGGCAGGGTCAGGATGGATGGAGACTACAGTGAGGCAGGGTCAGGATGGATGACTACTGTGAGGGAGGGTCAGGGTGGATGGATGACTACACTACAGAGTCAAACACAGGTATGACATGGACTAGATAGAATACCTTTACACCCAAAGGGAGTTGGGTCACTCTTAATCTCGTGGCGTTTGGCTTTATGGTCAGGGCTAAGGAGGGATCCTGTCGGCcgaagaacagagacagaagagaaggaaacagagagaaatMATAAAGAGAGCAATAGAAAAACAGctgtgagagagggaagagcttCCTGAAACTGACTAGAWTAYTTAGCTACTTGCTAATACTATTGGAGACATCTAAATYATGAGGCTGGGGGACAGGCCTACTAAAACAGACACTAATTCTAATATTTGATGTATTAACTGCaaactatactgtagtatacctggttgagagaataccattGGTAATGTTAGACTTTTACCAGCAGGGTGAAGACATTCTGCAAAGGAAAGCATGCCAAAATATCAGTCTTCTAAAGCCCTGATGCAGTCGACTACTGGAAAGGATGTGTCCTGTCTAAAGTCATATCAGGGGGGTAGGTTAAGAGAGCTTGGGGTTGACTTCAAAATGGAGAACATATCTTTGCCATATATGATGACGACAACATGGGGGKTGCCTCCAGGACACTAGTGTTACCTTTCTGACTCTTCAGATTGCTGAAGCCTTGAAGGGTAAAACGCTTTTTAGCCACTGATGCCCTGTCAGTGGTGGGACTGGTGACTGTCTCCTCTACAACCACggtagagaaagagggacaggaaggagagacagagtaaAGTGGTTTgaagaggaaaagaagagaaagaaagctcAGATTAAAGGAGGAACAAGGAAGAAGGAAGTAGGAAAAGATTCAAGGACGGCTTGGCTACCTAACCAGACGAGGGGGGGTCACTAAAACTGCAACAGAAGTTTGCTTTCTTGTCATGAGCATTTGATAGAAGTAAAAACCATTTTCTTTACTCAACAAAATAGGGCAACTCACCTTTGTGTtttggggaggagggggagttgGGGTCAGAGAAGACAGCAtctgtcttcttctcttctcccttcttcaCGCTCTTCTGACAGTTCCTAAATGGACTAAGAGGGAGAAACAAACAGGTGAAAAAGAGAAGAACCAACCATGTTGATTCCTTCTCTCTAACTGGCTCTAGCCATGGTCTCTCTGTAAAATCTGACCTGAGACACATCGGTGGGCTGTTGCTGGTTGGACTGGGAGACATTGTMTCTGACGCCTTCTTTTGACTAGATTCTGGAACAAATCATCACAGTTactaacagaacacagacacaacaacagagaaTTTAGCATCCAGATGTGTATCACCTctggaatgtgtgtgcgtgtgtctgtaatGCCGCAGATCCCCCATCTTACCCCTGCAGGCCTTCAGCTGGCCAGTCAGAACCTTCCTGATCTCGTTCAACCAAGATGTTTTGATCTCAGGTGTCGCAGCCTGGARGATAAACACCTCCTCTCTGGAATTACACCAGATCTCAAACTTCTTGTTGTCACCCTTGGCGCTCTCCGTGATGCCCACCGCACTCATCTGTTCGAGAGAACCGAAGAATATTACACTTCTATTTCACTGTTGAACTCATAACATACTAAagatccaaataaaaatcaaaggagagccagccagacagccagacagactgcCAGACAGACTGCCAGAAGGTCAGTCAGGACATTGAGGAAGTGTTTGAAGCTGTACGAGGGGGCTTTCTCGTAACCCTCCCCCAGAcagtgagccagccagccagacattaACAGACTCACGTTGAGGGAGTGTTTGAAGCTGTAGGACGGGGCTTTCTCGTAACCCTCCCCATTCTCCTCCCGTCTCTTACAGAAGAGCAAGGCTTTTTCATGCAGGAACAGGTGTCTCTGCATGGGCTTGAAGCGGGCCAGGTCCTTGACCTTAGCGTGACCTTTCTTGTGTTCCGTCCACACGCTGAACGACCCCTGCATCAGCAGCCTGCCCAGCTCCGTCAGGCTCCCCTGGGGATCAATAAATTAACACAATCAATCACAAGTAGGACAGATAGCTGAGCGTTGTCTGTGGTACAGAAGATGTTACACGGTTGGGTAACTTTTTCCTCTCCACCCTAAAGCATGAGGAGYATAGGGGTGTCGTGGTTAGCTGACCTCATATCCTGTGATGGCGATGAGGTGCATGGAGTCGTTGACGGCCTTCAGGATCCCCAGGATGGAGGACAGCGCCTCCTGCAGGTCCTCTGAACCCTCACAGCCCTTACTGTACTTCAGTAACTCCTTCAGTATKAGCTGGTATTTGGTTATCCTCTGGACTGGCTTGAGGAGGTACGAGTCCAACCCCAGTTTGTGTTCCAACTTTCTCTGGCACTCCTTCGTAAAAACAAACAATCACACGTCAATAcatgtattattatatatttttttacaagctTACAGTAAACTGAGCTTGAGGATCCTATCCAAGATACACTGAGGGCCCTGYAAGAAAGGTGAAAGGTTACCTGGAAGAAGGCGCAGTCGGAGCACTGTCTCCACAAGCTCTCGGAGCGAGGTTTGTTCTGACAGTACTTCTCATAGATCTGCAGGTCGCCCATCCTCTCCAGGAAACAGCGTCCCACSAGCTCAGGGACGTCTGTGTAGGTCTCCAGCTCCCTGAGGAATGTCCTgatgagagacacagacagacagcgggATACAGGTTAGTACTACCGAGGTTGGGAAGCASTGGGGGGCTTGAGGTAATGTTAACCAAATMAAATATTGTTYAAATTGGWCCCTATAAATCGATATGGTTGAATGAATGTGCCTCTTCTSTAACAGCTGMTCACAATGACAGGACATTMCTCAGTAAACATTATGTAACATGGGTGTTGCYGTGGAGTAAAAGTCACCTCTTGTGGAACTGGTAGATCTCTGGCATGTTTCCAAACAGGACATCCTTCCTGTTGAGCAGCGCACTGGGGAGGAGGTGGGCCATGGCTGGGTtgtccatctctgcagcataaccCTGGAATAACAACARATACTAAAATGTTAACACAGGACAATCTGAAAATGCACATCTATGATAAGTACATTTTCAAcaaaaacatataaatatatatattactacaTTTAGGACAGTAAGTGAAGAAGTGGCGACCTCTAGTGGTCAGAAGTGACACACCTGCAGTACACAGAGTAGCTCCTCTACATACGCCCTCTCAGTCTCCAACAGCTCGTTCATTACATGTCTGTAGGAACAGAACAACAACATTCTATTTAACATCAACATAATTATTTAAcatcgaccaattatgatttttcaaagccgatatcgattattggaggaccaaaaaaggccgataccgattaatgagacgatttttatatatatatttgtaatactgacaattacaacaataccgaatgaacacttattttaacttaatataatacatcaataaaatcgatttggtctcaaataaataatgaaacatgttcaatttggtttaaataatgcaaaaacaaagtgttgaagagagtaaaagtgcaatatgtgccatgtaaaaaagtttaagtttaagttccttgctcagttccttgctcagaacatatggaagctggtggttccttttaagatgagtcttcaatattcccaggtaagaagttttaggttgtagtttttataggactatttatctctataccatttgtatttcatatacctttgactattgaatgttctaataggtactttagtattgccagcctaatctcgggagttgataggcttgaagtcataaacagcgcaatgcttggaGCACAGAGAAGAGCTGCctgcaaatgcaggaaagtgctgtttgaatgaatgcttacgagcctgctgctgcctaccactgctcagtcagaatgctctatcaaatcatagacttaattataacataataacacacagaaatacgagccttaggtcattaatatggtcaaatccggaaactatcatttcgaaaactagacgtttattctttcagtgaaatacagaaccgttccgtattttatctaacgggtggcatccataagtctaaatattgctgttacattgcacaaccttcaatgttatgtcataattatgtacaattctggcaaattaattacggtctttataggaagaaatggtcttcacacagttcgcaacgagccaggcggcccaaactgctgcatataccctgactctgcttgcacagaacgcaagagaagtgacacaatttccctagttaaaagaaattcatgttagcaggcaatattaactaaatatgcaggtttaaaaatatatacttgtgtattgattttaagaaaggcattgatgtttatagttaggtacacattggtgcaacgaaagtgcttttttcgcaaatgcgcttgttaaatcatcacccgtttggcaaagtaggctgtgattcaatgataaattaacaggcaccgcatcgattatatgcaaagcaggacaagctagataaacttgtaatatcatcaaccatgtgtagttaactagtgattatgttagattgattgttttttataagataagttcaaTGCTCCTTACCGTGGCTctttgctgcactcgcataacaggtagtcagcctgccacgcagtctcctcgtggagtgcaatgtaatcggccataatcggtgtccaaaaatgctgattaccgattgtttgaaaattaaaaaatcggccctaattaaatcggccattccgattaatcggtcgacctctaattattattttgataaaCTATACCAAGTATGAAATATCTAACTATCTTTCTAACCATCTCTTTTCAATTGTGTTTCACAAGAGTATTAATTGATAtagttttttaatttatttttttaccccctttttcgatCTGGTctgatcgctgcaactccccaacgggctcaggagaggcgaaggtcgagtcatgcgtctcCCGAAACATGatccgccaaaccgcgcttcttaacacctgcccgcttaacctggaagccagctgaaccaatgtgttggaggaaacaccgtccaactgacgaccaaagtcagcctgcaggcgcccagcccgtcacaaggagtcactagagcgtgatgagccaagtaaagcccccccccggccaaacccccaCCTTACCCGGACgacaatgggccaattgtgcgccgccctatgggactcccggtcacgaccggttgtgacacagcctgggatcgatcctgggtctgtagtgacgcttcaagcactgcgatgcagtgccttagaccgctgcgccactcgggaggccgttcATTGATTTATTTTAAGGCATTTCAGGCTATAGTATGACATCattgacctttgacccctgaccCTACCGTCGGAGCACAGCCaggttctcctcctcagacagagAGCCGTGTCTGCTGCTGCCGTTCTGCACCTGGACCTCCACTATTCTGCAGTTTTCTACGTTCAAGATGTTGTCCTCTGCATTCCTCGTCTCTTGACTCCTGTGAGCTACAAGAAACAGAAAAACGGAATAAGAACTACTCATCTGAACttcaaacaaccaacaaaaatgtcatttcaatcaatcaatgataTATTGTCGGGGAATTAAATATTGTTTAAGGCGCAGTTCTTACATGCCACTAGATGGCAATGAATGGATCAGAAACAGGAGAGGCTGCTGCTGACCTGCAAAACAACTCATCAAAATGTAAAACTGACCCTTACCTCAACCAAACCCttacccctaccctaacccaatTTGAACCTattctgaaataaaatattaGGAGTGTCCATATAGCCTTTTCCAtcagaaccagagagacagagagggaagggtagagtcagaaccagagagacagggagggaagggCTGAGTCagaaccagagagacagggagggaagggTAGAGTCagaaccagagagacagggagggaaggggagggaagggTAGAGTCAGAaccagagagacaggaggaaggcTGAGTCAGAaccaggagagacagggagggaaggcagagtcagaaccagagagacagaggagggaaggGTAGAGTCagaaccagagagacagggagggagaagggtagagtcagaaccagagagacagggagaaggcaAGAGTCAGAACCAGAGAGACGGAAGGGCAGagtcagaccagagagacagggagggaagggTAGAGtcagaaccagagagacagagaggaagaagggtagagtcagaaccagagagacagggaggaaggtAGAGTCagaaccagagagacagggagggaagggTAGAGTCAGAaccagagagatagggagggaaggGCAGAGTCagaaccagagagacagggagggaagggTAGAGTCAGAAccaagagaagacagggagagaagggcagagtcagaaccagagagacagggagggaagggtagaatcagaacagagagacagggagggaaaggTAGAGTCagaaccagagagacagggagggaagggTAGTTAGTCAAGATTGGTGACGACCAGTGTGACATGTGGAGCAGAGTGTGCTACTCACCAGGAGGGGACATGGGGAACTTGATGATGGCTTCAGGCCTGGGAGCCACTGGCTGGACGGGCCGTGTCTGTTTGGCTGCCAGCTTCTTCAGACTGACCCTCCTCTTCTCAAACATCTCCTGCATGGACACCTGCTTTTGAAACACCTTCTCTACCTGCTCCTgttaacacacacagaggggagggagggttagaTGCTGACATTTTGAGGGTGTAGCTCAATAGTCAAAAACgtcttcctctcctcgtctctatTCAATCGCTTGATTATACTTAAACCAAAAGTCTTTCTTGACCACGTTGAGAGGGGAGGAAAAACATCTCGACCTCCTGGTCAGGTctcgtgttcaaaacaactggcccaccaaatacaatgttttctCATGTAATGTATATCTGGTGCCTCCATGGGGCGCCACCTACCCTGAGCTCTGGYTTGAGGATGGAGTCATAGTCCCTCCAGATGGCGTTGAGGTCGGTGATCTGGTGTTGGGCGGCCGTGTCCAGGTACTTCTCCAGCTCCTGCAGCGCGGCCTCCGCCCCGTCCTGAGACTGACATCTATCTACCGGCTGGGAGGCAAGGAGGTAGATCCCTTCCTCACACCACCTCGATGCctagggagggggggagggggagagagagagagaggggttcatTATACCACAGGTCAGAGGGAGAATGAATCCTTGACTGGCTGAACTCAAACCCTAACTCTTATACCTCTACACTTATCATACATCAGAAAGATTCCATCAGCTCTCACCTACTAGAGGGCTACATTGACCAATCACCCGGTTACTGATCCCCATCTAAACCAGGGGTTGCCAGTGTTTCCATAGCCCTACTTCTCCCCTCCAGCCCTCACCTTCTCCAGACAGTGGTGCAGCTCCATGGCCCTCAGGAGGAGGACCTTCTTGGTCTTGAGGAAGGAGGTGACCTCATCACACACGGCCCTCAGCTCACTGCACTTAGGCAGGATGGAGTCCTCAGCGTAGTGAGCACTCTCAATCAGCCCATCCCCCTCAGTGGCCAGGGCCAGAGCCCAGTCCAACAcatcctggagagagagacacacaggcaggtgagaacacacacacacacacacacacacacacacacacacacacactaaaacaaaataaatatgaacaAAGCAGTCATAATGGAAAGCCATTAAATCCATGTTACTTCCTAGTTGCCTCTGAAATAAGGACCTATACATAACAGCCAACTCCTCATTTTACACAACGTATACAGTCTGTAAAGATTTCACTGTGGATGTTCTGGGCCTTATCGCAGGCATTGTGGATTCAGTTCATGTCCATATATGTGATTGGAATGTAGAACGAGGGAGCAGGCTGTTTCTGTGGTGCAGAACCAGAAGTAGCACCATCCACtctaccaccacacaacacacacacaatctgtctctctctccctccttaagTCCCCTTGAATGAAGCAGCACAAGACATATGATGTCATTTCTCCAAGATAATAATAGCAGCACATATAGCAGGTGTTGTACATGTTTAGATACACAGTCATATCCATGACAACAAGCCATGTTTTCTAGTCACATAGGGACTACAGCAGTAATGTATGTGTGAACCAACCAATAGAGGTATGGTCCACTGCACGTGAGTCATCTGTAAAGTCAATACTGTCATTGAGATGAACAGGGTCTATAATGTACTGGGGTACAACGAGAGCGGAAACAGGATACGACCCATGTCAGCTGGTGGAATCTCATCATTTCAAGTTTCTACATTCATTTCACTCATCGTGTTTTGGATCTGTTAGACAAGTTGATGAGGTATGGGGAGGATGACGTGTGCTATTgggatgaagtgtgtgtgtgtcttacacaGGCCTTCTCCTCCTGGCTGTTGAGTTCTCGTAGGATGTGTTCTGCATGGGCGGGACTGATGCCAACCTCCGAGAACGCCTCTACCCGCTCTGACACCACATCCAGCTGGGCACGCACCTGAACACACATAGTGAGGGACAGGtagtcagaacacacacactcacatactacacacacacacacacacacacacagacagagacacacgcacacactacaaATTGACAAACAGTCACTGGGACTACATCTCCCATGATGCTCTTATGTCCCTGTTCCCCTCACCTCACGGAAGTAGTATTCAAAATGGCGGAGCTGCAGACACTGTTCCAGCTTGGTCTGGTGTCTCTCCCAGAAATCATCAAACGCTGTCTCTGTCTCATCCAGCTGGCCCAGCAGTCTACACACGGATGGAGGAAGAACGGTAGACGAATGaagggatggagatagagagatggatggatggatggatggagggagagaaaaagagaaaaatggAAAGGGAATGAAGGATAGAGAGGAGAACCTGAGTCAAAGGAAAAAAAGCTAACAATGGTATTTCAGCTTGGATCTCAAAGTATCACTAAGTGAAACCAGAAGTACCTATTCATTGAAACCAAACCAAGTCCTGTGTTTAATCAAATCCCTTACATAACCTACTCCTCCAAGAGCAGAGCACTTTACAGTATAACCAACATCATGTTTTGAGTTATGAAACACTGCAGTTTTCTTTCCTTTGTTCTACCAATTKTGCTCTGCAGCTGTGAGTGCTGCCACTATGCATCCTATCCCCGTACTCCCAAAATACACCAGAATGGCACGGGGGGCAGATTTCACTGCAGCGCGGCAGAACACAGCCTAGAAGGTTCAGGGTCATGGTGGGAGATGAGAGAGTAG
The genomic region above belongs to Salvelinus sp. IW2-2015 linkage group LG4p, ASM291031v2, whole genome shotgun sequence and contains:
- the LOC111960689 gene encoding guanine nucleotide exchange factor DBS isoform X2 — its product is MNVCVPQGSFPVNLQLVLVLRPSTLFQRTLSDIFFKFNRDEFKMKVVMLSSVTELHAYIDRTHLPQXLGGTQDYCHETWISHRTAIEAFALMVKTTAQTLQSFGTELAETELPNNXQATSNLLATHTEKKGQMKXDLCVALGQGGRLLESINEPLQREPDYTMNQDDLENLATVQRLLGQLDETETAFDDFWERHQTKLEQCLQLRHFEYYFREVRAQLDVVSERVEAFSEVGISPAHAEHILRELNSQEEKACDVLDWALALATEGDGLIESAHYAEDSILPKCSELRAVCDEVTSFLKTKKVLLLRAMELHHCLEKASRWCEEGIYLLASQPVDRCQSQDGAEAALQELEKYLDTAAQHQITDLNAIWRDYDSILKPELREQVEKVFQKQVSMQEMFEKRRVSLKKLAAKQTRPVQPVAPRPEAIIKFPMSPPAHRSQETRNAEDNILNVENCRIVEVQVQNGSSRHGSLSEEENLAVLRRHVMNELLETERAYVEELLCVLQGYAAEMDNPAMAHLLPSALLNRKDVLFGNMPEIYQFHKRTFLRELETYTDVPELVGRCFLERMGDLQIYEKYCQNKPRSESLWRQCSDCAFFQECQRKLEHKLGLDSYLLKPVQRITKYQLILKELLKYSKGCEGSEDLQEALSSILGILKAVNDSMHLIAITGYEGSLTELGRLLMQGSFSVWTEHKKGHAKVKDLARFKPMQRHLFLHEKALLFCKRREENGEGYEKAPSYSFKHSLNMSAVGITESAKGDNKKFEIWCNSREEVFIXQAATPEIKTSWLNEIRKVLTGQLKACRESSQKKASXTMSPSPTSNSPPMCLSPFRNCQKSVKKGEEKKTDAVFSDPNSPSSPKHKEETVTSPTTDRASVAKKRFTLQGFSNLKSQKECLHPAGKSLTLPMVFSQPGSLLSPDHKAKRHEIKSDPTPFGCKEPGQTPHITLSRAKWLSTSSLLQPKGEVV
- the LOC111960689 gene encoding guanine nucleotide exchange factor DBS isoform X4 produces the protein MNVCVPQGSFPVNLQLVLVLRPSTLFQRTLSDIFFKFNRDEFKMKVPVVMLSSVTELHAYIDRTHLPQXLGGTQDYCHETWISHRTAIEAFALMVKTTAQTLQSFGTELAETELPNNXQATSNLLATHTEKKGQMKXDLCVALGQGGRLLESINEPLQREPDYTMNQDDLENLATVQRLLGQLDETETAFDDFWERHQTKLEQCLQLRHFEYYFREVRAQLDVVSERVEAFSEVGISPAHAEHILRELNSQEEKACDVLDWALALATEGDGLIESAHYAEDSILPKCSELRAVCDEVTSFLKTKKVLLLRAMELHHCLEKASRWCEEGIYLLASQPVDRCQSQDGAEAALQELEKYLDTAAQHQITDLNAIWRDYDSILKPELREQVEKVFQKQVSMQEMFEKRRVSLKKLAAKQTRPVQPVAPRPEAIIKFPMSPPAHRSQETRNAEDNILNVENCRIVEVQVQNGSSRHGSLSEEENLAVLRRHVMNELLETERAYVEELLCVLQGYAAEMDNPAMAHLLPSALLNRKDVLFGNMPEIYQFHKRTFLRELETYTDVPELVGRCFLERMGDLQIYEKYCQNKPRSESLWRQCSDCAFFQECQRKLEHKLGLDSYLLKPVQRITKYQLILKELLKYSKGCEGSEDLQEALSSILGILKAVNDSMHLIAITGYEGSLTELGRLLMQGSFSVWTEHKKGHAKVKDLARFKPMQRHLFLHEKALLFCKRREENGEGYEKAPSYSFKHSLNMSAVGITESAKGDNKKFEIWCNSREEVFIXQAATPEIKTSWLNEIRKVLTGQLKACRESSQKKASXTMSPSPTSNSPPMCLSPFRNCQKSVKKGEEKKTDAVFSDPNSPSSPKHKEETVTSPTTDRASVAKKRFTLQGFSNLKSQKGSLLSPDHKAKRHEIKSDPTPFGCKEPGQTPHITLSRAKWLSTSSLLQPKGEVV
- the LOC111960689 gene encoding guanine nucleotide exchange factor DBS isoform X7; its protein translation is MNVCVPQGSFPVNLQLVLVLRPSTLFQRTLSDIFFKFNRDEFKMKVPVVMLSSVTELHAYIDRTHLPQXLGGTQDYCHETWISHRTAIEAFALMVKTTAQTLQSFGTELAETELPNNXQATSNLLATHTEKKGQMKXDLCVALGQGGRLLESINEPLQREPDYTMNQDDLENLATVQRLLGQLDETETAFDDFWERHQTKLEQCLQLRHFEYYFREVRAQLDVVSERVEAFSEVGISPAHAEHILRELNSQEEKACDVLDWALALATEGDGLIESAHYAEDSILPKCSELRAVCDEVTSFLKTKKVLLLRAMELHHCLEKASRWCEEGIYLLASQPVDRCQSQDGAEAALQELEKYLDTAAQHQITDLNAIWRDYDSILKPELREQVEKVFQKQVSMQEMFEKRRVSLKKLAAKQTRPVQPVAPRPEAIIKFPMSPPAHRSQETRNAEDNILNVENCRIVEVQVQNGSSRHGSLSEEENLAVLRRHVMNELLETERAYVEELLCVLQGYAAEMDNPAMAHLLPSALLNRKDVLFGNMPEIYQFHKRTFLRELETYTDVPELVGRCFLERMGDLQIYEKYCQNKPRSESLWRQCSDCAFFQECQRKLEHKLGLDSYLLKPVQRITKYQLILKELLKYSKGCEGSEDLQEALSSILGILKAVNDSMHLIAITGYEGSLTELGRLLMQGSFSVWTEHKKGHAKVKDLARFKPMQRHLFLHEKALLFCKRREENGEGYEKAPSYSFKHSLNMSAVGITESAKGDNKKFEIWCNSREEVFIXQAATPEIKTSWLNEIRKVLTGQLKACRESSQKKASXTMSPSPTSNSPPMCLSPFRNCQKSVKKGEEKKTDAVFSDPNSPSSPKHKGSLLSPDHKAKRHEIKSDPTPFGCKEPGQTPHITLSRAKWLSTSSLLQPKGEVV
- the LOC111960689 gene encoding guanine nucleotide exchange factor DBS isoform X1, which produces MNVCVPQGSFPVNLQLVLVLRPSTLFQRTLSDIFFKFNRDEFKMKVPVVMLSSVTELHAYIDRTHLPQXLGGTQDYCHETWISHRTAIEAFALMVKTTAQTLQSFGTELAETELPNNXQATSNLLATHTEKKGQMKXDLCVALGQGGRLLESINEPLQREPDYTMNQDDLENLATVQRLLGQLDETETAFDDFWERHQTKLEQCLQLRHFEYYFREVRAQLDVVSERVEAFSEVGISPAHAEHILRELNSQEEKACDVLDWALALATEGDGLIESAHYAEDSILPKCSELRAVCDEVTSFLKTKKVLLLRAMELHHCLEKASRWCEEGIYLLASQPVDRCQSQDGAEAALQELEKYLDTAAQHQITDLNAIWRDYDSILKPELREQVEKVFQKQVSMQEMFEKRRVSLKKLAAKQTRPVQPVAPRPEAIIKFPMSPPAHRSQETRNAEDNILNVENCRIVEVQVQNGSSRHGSLSEEENLAVLRRHVMNELLETERAYVEELLCVLQGYAAEMDNPAMAHLLPSALLNRKDVLFGNMPEIYQFHKRTFLRELETYTDVPELVGRCFLERMGDLQIYEKYCQNKPRSESLWRQCSDCAFFQECQRKLEHKLGLDSYLLKPVQRITKYQLILKELLKYSKGCEGSEDLQEALSSILGILKAVNDSMHLIAITGYEGSLTELGRLLMQGSFSVWTEHKKGHAKVKDLARFKPMQRHLFLHEKALLFCKRREENGEGYEKAPSYSFKHSLNMSAVGITESAKGDNKKFEIWCNSREEVFIXQAATPEIKTSWLNEIRKVLTGQLKACRESSQKKASXTMSPSPTSNSPPMCLSPFRNCQKSVKKGEEKKTDAVFSDPNSPSSPKHKEETVTSPTTDRASVAKKRFTLQGFSNLKSQKECLHPAGKSLTLPMVFSQPGSLLSPDHKAKRHEIKSDPTPFGCKEPGQTPHITLSRAKWLSTSSLLQPKGEVV
- the LOC111960689 gene encoding guanine nucleotide exchange factor DBS isoform X5, with translation MNVCVPQGSFPVNLQLVLVLRPSTLFQRTLSDIFFKFNRDEFKMKVVMLSSVTELHAYIDRTHLPQXLGGTQDYCHETWISHRTAIEAFALMVKTTAQTLQSFGTELAETELPNNXQATSNLLATHTEKKGQMKXDLCVALGQGGRLLESINEPLQREPDYTMNQDDLENLATVQRLLGQLDETETAFDDFWERHQTKLEQCLQLRHFEYYFREVRAQLDVVSERVEAFSEVGISPAHAEHILRELNSQEEKACDVLDWALALATEGDGLIESAHYAEDSILPKCSELRAVCDEVTSFLKTKKVLLLRAMELHHCLEKASRWCEEGIYLLASQPVDRCQSQDGAEAALQELEKYLDTAAQHQITDLNAIWRDYDSILKPELREQVEKVFQKQVSMQEMFEKRRVSLKKLAAKQTRPVQPVAPRPEAIIKFPMSPPAHRSQETRNAEDNILNVENCRIVEVQVQNGSSRHGSLSEEENLAVLRRHVMNELLETERAYVEELLCVLQGYAAEMDNPAMAHLLPSALLNRKDVLFGNMPEIYQFHKRTFLRELETYTDVPELVGRCFLERMGDLQIYEKYCQNKPRSESLWRQCSDCAFFQECQRKLEHKLGLDSYLLKPVQRITKYQLILKELLKYSKGCEGSEDLQEALSSILGILKAVNDSMHLIAITGYEGSLTELGRLLMQGSFSVWTEHKKGHAKVKDLARFKPMQRHLFLHEKALLFCKRREENGEGYEKAPSYSFKHSLNMSAVGITESAKGDNKKFEIWCNSREEVFIXQAATPEIKTSWLNEIRKVLTGQLKACRESSQKKASXTMSPSPTSNSPPMCLSPFRNCQKSVKKGEEKKTDAVFSDPNSPSSPKHKEETVTSPTTDRASVAKKRFTLQGFSNLKSQKGSLLSPDHKAKRHEIKSDPTPFGCKEPGQTPHITLSRAKWLSTSSLLQPKGEVV